The DNA region TTAGAATATAATAAGGTATTTAGCAACCATTACTACTGTGAACTTTTAGAATTAATGGAAAATAATAAAGATTATTTACAATTAGGAGAATCTAAAAAAGTTACAAGTTAAGGATTAGTTATGAAGAATGTATTAGAACGCCTTAAAGAGAAAAAGTTAGAAATTAAGGATAAAAGGGATACCTCTATCTTTTTACAGATAGAGAACAATAACAACAAAACATTGTACCATACAAAAGTTATGACGGACTTTTATACATTTGCCATTAATAAAAAACAGCAATACAAATTCTTTATTGCATTTAGAGGTTTATTCAATAGGAAAAGAATAAGCAATTTTCATCTATTTTCTTTAAGAGATGATGATAAATTCTTAGGTATTTATTATGGTTATAGAAAACCAATAAAAAATGTGATTAGAAAATATGAAGATAATGGGGTTA from Borrelia parkeri includes:
- a CDS encoding DUF226 domain-containing protein, encoding MKNVLERLKEKKLEIKDKRDTSIFLQIENNNNKTLYHTKVMTDFYTFAINKKQQYKFFIAFRGLFNRKRISNFHLFSLRDDDKFLGIYYGYRKPIKNVIRKYEDNGVMKASMLSKVYYIEFRFKKGSVFCYLVGIAYLLKKEKANKKYYDSLIKTFLRLEKQVYEFYNKKFPEGGLITKWIEKNLK